From Halorussus lipolyticus:
CCAGCGATTTGACCATCTGGTCGTACAGGTAGGGGTGGCGAATCTCGTCGGACTCCATCTGGTCCTGCGTGTCGAAGGTCGAGATGCTGGGTTGCTGATTGACCTCCTCGTCTATCGGGATGAGGCGGTAGGAGTACTGTTGCCAGTGGGTGTAGAGGCGCTGGTCGCCCTCCTCCCACTCGTCGCCGAACACCATCTGGTCCATGACGTGCATCCTGTCTACCCACTTGACGTTGTTGTTGCCGAACCATCCCGGCACCAGCAGACGCACCGGGAAGCCGTGTTCGCCCGACATCGGACTCCCGTTCATCTCGTAGGCCAGCAGGCAGTCGTCCATCACCTTCGACATCGGGATGGAGCGCGTGAAGATGTCCTCGCCCTCTGGGGCCTCTCCGCCCATCACCGACAGCCACGACCCCTCGCTGGTGTCTGCGCCGTACTCCTCCAGAATCTCGCTGACCGGCGTACCGGTCCAGACCGTGTTTCCGACCGCGCCGAACGTCCACTGGTTCCCCCCAACCTGCGGGTCGAAGTACGACCGACCGTTCCCCGAACACTGCATCGTGTGGGTGACGGTCTCGGTCGAGTAGCCGTTTCGAATCTCGTCCATCGAGAGTTCGACCTCCGAATCGACCATCCCGGTCAGCGAGACGGTCCACTCGTCCTCGTCGATGTCCGGTGTCGAGTAGTGGTTTCGGATGTAATGCTCCTCGCGCGGCGTGACGAAACTCTCGTAGGTCGTGCGAGACGCCGCCTCGGCGTTCGCCGGGTCGGCCGCCAGAATCCGAAGCCCCGGATACCGCTCTTGCAGACTCTCCTCGGGTTGCCGAGTCGTCGTCTCTTGGCCGCCTTCGGTGGTAGTCGTCCCGTCCTGTCCGCCGACGTTGCCTGCCAGCACGCCGACCCCCGCCAGCGTGCCGGTCGCCATCAGAAATCGCCGCCGGTCGAGATACTGGTCTCGCGGCGTCTCCGTGTCGTCCCCTGTCTCCCCGGACATACAGAGCGTTTGGCAACCTCTAACAGTATAAATCTCCGTCTGACGTGGCGTTTAGTGCCGGATTAATCAAACTTCCTCGCGGACCAAAGTATTCCTCGTCACTACTGAGATTCCGTCAACCATCCCGAACGTTCTCATCGAAACCGGGAAGGAATTCGTTGCATCTGCAAAAGTTCGGAGGTCGAACCCTCACTCGCTGACTATCACCCGGCCCACCATCCCCTGTCCGGCGTGGGGCACGCAGACGTAGCCGTAGGTGCCGGGGACGGTGAAGGTGTGTTCGAAGGTTTCGCCGACCTCCATCACCATGAACGACCGGTTGCCCTCGTAGGTGGCGAACGGTTCGACACCCTCGGGGAGTTCGACTTTCGAGTGGGCCTCGGGCTTGAAACTCACGTTGTGTCCCTCGCTCTCGGCGGTCCACCGAACCGTGTCGCCGACCGAGATTTCGACCTCCTCGGGCACGAACTGGAGATACTTGCCGTCCGGTCCGACCGCAACGTCTACGGTCTCGCCCGACTCGGCCCCCGTCGTCGTCTCCTCGGATTCCGTCGTGGTCGTCCGGGCGTCTCGCTCGTACTGGCCGACGTACCGCGACCGACCGATGGCGTTTCGCATCACCGCATTGACGACCTGCCGGTACTCCGCGCCGGGGCCGAGGTCCAGCGACGATTCCAGCGCGTAGAGACTGAACAGATAGGTGTGTTGTGGGTCGCCCTCCGGCGGACACGGCCCGACGTAGCCGAGTTCGCCGGTCCCGTTCGCTCCTTGCACCGCATCGCCGAGCGCACCGACCGTCTCGCTGGTCGGGACGCTCTCGGGAATCTCGCCGGCGTCGGCCGGGATATTCCAGACGAGCCAGTGGACGAACGGCGGGTTCGGCGCGTCCGGGTCGTCCATCACCAGCGCGAAGGCTTCGGTGTCCTCCGGCGGATTCGAGATGGAGAAGCGAGGAGAGACGTTCTCACCCTCGCAGGTGAACCGGGTCGGAATCGACTCCCCGTTCTCCCACTCGTCGGTCGAGAGCGTGAACTCGCCGTCCTCGGTGGTTGTCGCTTGGTCGGTTTGCTGTCCTTCGAAATTCGTTCGCTCACCGCGGTTCCGACTCGCTCCGGCGTACCCTGCGACTCCGGTCGTCGCGGCCACCGCGGCCGAGCGCAGAATCGTTCGTCTGCGCATGGGACGAGTTAGAGGTTCTGGGCGAAAGCAGTTAGGGGATATTTACCGTGATAAGTTTTCCCACACAAAGACGAAGTAGGCGCGTCTTCGTTCGAAGGTTGAACGCAGTCTACCTGTCCGTCGTTCGAGACGGCCATTTCATCATGACACACGACAACACTCCCACCCATCTCTCCGCGTCGCGTCGCGCCTTCCTCGGGACCGCCGGGAGCGTCGCAGTCGGCGTCGGTCTCGCCGGTTGTTCCGGAAGCGCGCCCACAGCAGACGACCCGAGCGGCGAGCGGACGTTTCGGATGGTCGGTTCCGCTATCCGAACGTTAGACCCCGTTGCCGCCGCCGACTCGGAGTCAACCACCGTCGTCACGCAGTTGTTCGACGGCCTCGTCCACTACCCGAAGGGCAACATCGACCCCGAACTACTGTTGGCCGAGGACCACCGCGTCTCCGAGGCCGGGCGAGTCCACACCTTCGAACTCGACCCCGAGGCCACCTTCTCGGACGG
This genomic window contains:
- a CDS encoding sulfite oxidase, whose amino-acid sequence is MSGETGDDTETPRDQYLDRRRFLMATGTLAGVGVLAGNVGGQDGTTTTEGGQETTTRQPEESLQERYPGLRILAADPANAEAASRTTYESFVTPREEHYIRNHYSTPDIDEDEWTVSLTGMVDSEVELSMDEIRNGYSTETVTHTMQCSGNGRSYFDPQVGGNQWTFGAVGNTVWTGTPVSEILEEYGADTSEGSWLSVMGGEAPEGEDIFTRSIPMSKVMDDCLLAYEMNGSPMSGEHGFPVRLLVPGWFGNNNVKWVDRMHVMDQMVFGDEWEEGDQRLYTHWQQYSYRLIPIDEEVNQQPSISTFDTQDQMESDEIRHPYLYDQMVKSLVGYPPEDATITPGPGGTVEIIGVAWAGDDEVQTVEVSTDGGESWSEAEFFGPVMGPASWRQFRYVWDPEPGDHTIMSRATDEQDRTQPATISAPDEALLGIQDDKYPWNTGGYGATAYEPLAVAVTVEAGETETPGGETTESAETTTTSS
- a CDS encoding YbhB/YbcL family Raf kinase inhibitor-like protein: MRRRTILRSAAVAATTGVAGYAGASRNRGERTNFEGQQTDQATTTEDGEFTLSTDEWENGESIPTRFTCEGENVSPRFSISNPPEDTEAFALVMDDPDAPNPPFVHWLVWNIPADAGEIPESVPTSETVGALGDAVQGANGTGELGYVGPCPPEGDPQHTYLFSLYALESSLDLGPGAEYRQVVNAVMRNAIGRSRYVGQYERDARTTTTESEETTTGAESGETVDVAVGPDGKYLQFVPEEVEISVGDTVRWTAESEGHNVSFKPEAHSKVELPEGVEPFATYEGNRSFMVMEVGETFEHTFTVPGTYGYVCVPHAGQGMVGRVIVSE